A genome region from Cutaneotrichosporon cavernicola HIS019 DNA, chromosome: 5 includes the following:
- a CDS encoding uncharacterized protein (GAL4-like Zn(II)2Cys6 (or C6 zinc) binuclear cluster DNA-binding domain), whose amino-acid sequence MQHLSGGGGGVSASGNWGSTSAGHRKRAPKTATGENKVYVLANEQAVKRQRSTAPSSAAQSPAVGFDMNTIRPMSDVRGGSASGSRRNSPSPSLGSSDEDEHAHEHDDSTHLDKPAHSVYHELANRSIFSIAGVMDREQGVDESPTNTMERKDDLIGLGILSMDECDSLFQHYFDQLQTCVCLLDPAIHTAAYTRQASLELFTAVLTVASKFFRPELYETVLAFSNRLVSTAIAECVATIELAQAICILHYWKKPTDGRGWLRLGHAIRLGYQLDLHLPPRRPLPADEREARLAIDRERTWISLFCFDSTATQLSDRPSMMHKAPDVTEWIRTIPYPLPSDGQLDFAVKASLLQSEVRQLQSCRSSYEVLRSGLRRVLEDLHRSHDFLRSDKYAVTLTSTSVSINNFSTLAVQLLVECTSLALAPRKHRIGLLHSCVGTSLKLLDIVVDGFGRKGIMPMIEDAHSVAVASTVVRLIRFMAYLDASAKASVLRKLTKVVIVCREAARGDHSSHPAYLARFIHALLDKAHQSRPPKTTPDAWWDEVGQFAYQEPLQPEQVNFWDGFPLLAGAMHSLGAQPPPPPHNSVQMPVDQLDPAAFGLAWDAEWDVNFLGLQHAPSM is encoded by the exons ATGCAGCACCtgagtggaggtgggggcgGGGTGAGTGCGAGTGGGAACTGGGGGTCGACTTCGGCCGGTCACCGGAAGCGCGCACCCAAGACAGCAACAGGCGAGAACAAGGTGTACGTGCT tgCAA ACGAGCAGGCGGTCAAACGTCAGCGAAGCACCGCGCCAAGTTCGGCTGCGCAGTCTCCAGCCGTCGGGTTCGATATGAACACCATCCGCCCAATGTCGGATGTGCGAGGaggctcggcctcgggctCGCGGCGGAACTCTCCCAGCCCATCACTAGGTAGCTcagacgaggacgagcatgcgcacgagcacgacgacAGCACGCACCTCGACAAGCCCGCGCATTCGGTGTACCACGAGTTGGCGAACCGGTCCATCTTCAGTATTGCGGGCGTCATGGACCGAGAGcagggcgtcgacgagagTCCCACAAACACCAtggagcgcaaggacgaCCTAATTGGACTAGGCATCCTGTCGATGGACGAGTGCGACTCGCTCTTCCAGCACTACTTTGACCAGCTGCAGACGTGTGTCTGCCTTCTCGACCCGGCCATCCACACCGCTGCATACACGCGGCAGGCGAGCCTTGAGCTCTTCACTGCTGTGCTCACTGTTGCGTCCAAATTCTTCCGGCCCGAACTGTACGAGACGGTATTAGCGTTCTCGAACCGCCTGGTGTCGACTGCCATCGCCGAATGTGTAGCGACAATTGAACTCGCCCAAGCCATCTGCATCCTGCATTACTGGAAGAAGCCGACGGACGGGCGCGGCTGgctgcgcctcggccacgCCATCCGTCTCGGATACCAGCTAGATTTGCACCTCCCACCACGCCGACCACTACCAGCCGACGAACGtgaggcgcgcctcgccatcgaccgcgagcgcacGTGGATCTCGCTGTTCTGCTTCGACTCGACAGCGACCCAGCTCTCCGACCGCCCCAGCATGATGCACAAGGCACCCGACGTCACCGAGTGGATCCGCACTATCCCCTACCCCCTCCCGTCGGACGGCCAGCTCGACTTTGCCGTCAAGGCGTCTCTCCTCCAATCCGAGGTGCGGCAGCTCCAGAGTTGTCGCAGCAGTTACGAGGTGCTTCGCTCGGGGCTGAGAcgcgtgctcgaggacctgcACCGCTCGCACGACTTCCTCCGCTCAGACAAATACGCCGTGACgctgacgtcgacgagtgTGAGCATCAACAACTTCTCCACACTAGCAGTCCAGCTGCTGGTCGAATGCACGTCGCTGGCATTAGCACCGCGCAAGCACCGCATCGGGCTGCTGCACTCGTGCGTAGGCACGAGCCTTAAGCTgctcgacattgtcgtcgaTGGCTTCGGACGCAAGGGCATCATGCCAAtgatcgaggacgcgcactctgtcgctgtcgcgtCAACGGTCGTGCGCCTCATCCGCTTCATGGCGTACCTCGACGCGTCAGCCAAAGCCAGCGTCCTGCGCAAACTGACCAAGG tcgTGATAGTATGCAgagaggcggcgcgcggcgaccATTCCAGCCATCCGGCATATTTAGCACGCTTCATCCACGCTTTGCTGGACAAGGCGCACCAGAGCC GCCCGCCCAAGACCACTCCCGATGCGTGGTGGGACGAAGTAGGCCAGTTTGCCTACCAGGAACCATTACAACCGGAACAAGTCAACTTCTGGGACGGCTTTCCATTACTCGCTGGCGCCATGCACTCGCTCGGTGCACAgcctcccccgcctccccacAACAGCGTGCAGATGCCTGTCGACCAGCTCGATCCCGCTGCCTTTGGTCTGGCATGGGACGCGGAATGGGACGTCAACTTCCTTGGTCTGCAACATGCCCCGTCCATGTGA
- a CDS encoding uncharacterized protein (Sugar (and other) transporter) — protein MSDSDKTTQVHDVGRRMSRDVIELDDKRAQLAGPSGVAGLLKNPRLFLIAMATAQGGLCYGYQQGAYGQCMVMPSFKHVAAFGRIIDDAAYKGWTVAVLALGGWIGSLINGYCCDRFSRRWSILGGALISLMGAIITTAAMNPEMIFAGRFFIGLAVGSMTTAVPMYNSEISPAEVRGTMVGTFQLSVTFGIMLSYWIGFGTNHISETNSVSWRLPLAIQAVPSILLALATLFIPYSPRWLLKQGRDEEALQVLSRVRGRSVDDEVVRLEFLEIKADAVFEQETAAEKHPHAIGRPFVLQVAQVADLFKSWPMFRRTAITCLMMWFQQMSGIDAIVFYAPTIFQSLGLGDTSVSLLASGVVGISMFIATFPAILYIDKIGRRPLLIIGGLGMSLCLLIVGILTATNASKWAAHEGGGAAWASAAFIWFYIFNFGYSWGPCSWVVISEIMPMSARAAGTALGASTNWMTNFCVSLFVPPMLEGIGFGTYLFFLGFMLMGVAYAVWILPETRNVSLEAMDRVFKSSDATHDAERMRTIVERLQVEYGHEKAQTSKAESV, from the exons ATGTCCGACTCTGACAAGACGACACAAGTACATGACGTCGGGCGGCGGATGAGCCGCGACGTCATCGAGCTAGATGATAAACGCGCTCAACTCGCCGGCCCATCGGGTGTTGCGGGACTGTTGAAGAACCCACGCCTGTTCCTCATtgcgatggcgacggcacAGGGCGGCCTCTGCTACGGATACCAGCAGGGCGCCTATGGCCAGTGTATGGTGATGCCAAGTTTCAAG CATGTAGCTGCTTTTGGCCGGATTATCGACGACGCAGCGTATAAGGGCTGGACGGTTGCCGTGTTGGCTCTGGGCGGATGGATTGGTTCCCTTATCAATGGGTACTGCTGCGACAGGTTCTCGCGCCGCTGGTccatcctcggcggcgctctcatctctctcatGGGCGCAATCATCACTACGGCCGCCATGAATCCCGAGATGATCTTCGCTGGCCGATTCTtcatcggcctcgcggTCGGATCAATGACCACCGCTGTTCCAATGTACAATTCCGAGATCTCGCCCGCCGAAGTCCGCGGTACAATGGTCGGAACATTCCAACTCTCAGTCACGTTTGGTATTATGTTGTCGTACTGGATCGGCTTTGGCACCAACCATATCAGCGAGACAAATTCGGTTTCGTGGCGTCTCCCACTGGCCATTCAAGCTGTTCCATCAATCCTGCTCGCCCTAGCAACATTGTTCATTCCATACTCGCCCCGCTGGCTCCTCAAACAAGGCCGAGACGAAGAGGCTCTCCAAGTTCTCTCGCGTGTTCGTGGTCGCtcggtcgacgacgaggtggtcCGCCTAGAGTTCctcgagatcaaggccgacgccgtGTTCGAGCAGGAGACGGCAGCTGAGAAACATCCCCACGCTATCGGTCGGCCATTTGTCCTCCAGGTCGCCCAGGTCGCCGACCTGTTCAAGTCGTGGCCCATGTTCCGCCGCACGGCCATCACCTGCCTCATGATGTGGTTCCAGCAGATGAGCGGTATTGACGC AATTGTTTTCTACGCGCCGACAATTTTCCAATCTCTCGGTCTGGGCGATACCTCTGTCTCGCTCCTTGCCTCGGGAGTCGTCGGTATCTCCATGTTCATCGCCACGTTCCCTGCCATTCTTTACATCGACAAGATcggtcgtcgccctctcctcatcatcggcGGTCTTGGCATGTCGTTATGTCTTCTCATCGTCGGCAtcctcaccgccaccaacgCATCCAAATGGGCCGCCCACgaaggcggcggtgcggcATGGGCATCCGCCGCCTTCATCTGGTTCTACATCTTCAACTTTGGCTACAGCTGGGGCCCCTGTTCATGGGTTGTCATCTCCGAGATCATGCCGATGAGTGCGCGTGCGGCCGGAACGGCCCTCGGCGCATCCACGAACTGGATGACCAACTTCTGCGTCTCGCTCTTCGTCCCTCCCATGCTGGAGGGGATTGGGTTTGGCACATACCTATTCTTTTTGGGGTTCATGCTCATGGGCGTGGCGTATGCGGTTTGGATCTTGCCCGAGACGCGGAACGTCAGTCTCGAGGCCATGGACCGAGTGTTCAAGTcgagcgacgcgacgcATGATGCCGAACGTATGCGCACTAttgtcgagcgcctccagGTCGAATATGGGCATGAAAAGGCGCAGACCAGCAAAGCCGAGTCGGTCTGA
- a CDS encoding uncharacterized protein (Belongs to the class I-like SAM-binding methyltransferase superfamily. Protein arginine N-methyltransferase family), translating into MSFTIPAHLPPPSDGSASDSDDGASDWASSLGDARHTRGLFGETVYASPEAALAAAKEEGFDLTATASRLGLDVYGRMRLINLIRRDGLTVADVAKIAADDERLKDDQLLIPVVPDDPLLQLDDEEWSDDEEPEKEEASGSAAAEIARLRKEVEMLRGIVERSVQDEGKGKKRDDDTHYFDSYTHNEIHEIMLKDTTRTVTYARFILSNPRAFRDKVVLDVGAGTGILSMFAAKAGAKHVYAIEASNLASKTRENIRENGLGDVITVIQGKVEDIALPVDTVDVIISEWMGYMLLYESMLDSVLVARDRFLAPGGLMAPSQTRLVISAITGDRVFRERIDFWDNVYGYNMSSAMNGVYYPDGVIDIVDREEVVTSEAVVRDINTHNATPKSLDFHADFELVSTSNKEETVRAFLTHFDTFFSPISGIEGHVSLSHPVHIHEFADDLYKSEVAPLNSADANAVSFTTGPRGQPTHWKQVSFLLRKPFTLAAGQRVSGRFFCRKSVTNSRELDVEIHYAVGSKPEGYTVQTYTVA; encoded by the exons ATGTCCTTCACCATCCCCGCACACCTTCCCCCGCCGAGTGAcggctcggcctcggactcggacgacggCGCGTCCGACTGGGCCTCGTCCCTTGGTGATGCGCGGCACACCCGCGGTCTCTTCGGCGAGACCGTCTACGCATCCCCtgaggcggcgctcgcggcggccaaggaggaaggttTCGACCTTACTGCGACGGCGAGCAGGCTCGGACTGGACGTGTACGGACGCATGCGGCTGATCAACCTCATCCGTCGGGACGGGTTGACTGTTGCGGACGTGGCCAAGATCGCagcggacgacgagcggtTGAAAGACGATCAGCTGCTCATTCCTGTGGTGCCGGACGACCCGCTGCTGCAActcgatgacgaggagtggtcggatgacgaggagccagagaaggaggaggcctCGGGCTCCGCTGCTGCCGAGATCGCCCGCCTTcgcaaggaggtcgagatgCTGCGCGGCATCGTTGAGCGCAGCGTCCAGGATGAAGGAAAGGGCAAGAAgcgtgacgacgacacCCACTACTTTGACTCGTACACCCACAACGAAATCCACGAGATTATGCTCAAGGACACGACACGGACAGTGACGTACGCGCGCTTCATCCTAAGCAACCCGCGCGCATTCCGGGAcaaggtcgtcctcgacgtcggggCGGGAACAGGCATTCTGTCCA TGTtcgcggccaaggctggAGCAAAGCACGTGTACGCCATTGAGGCGTCCAACCTCGCATCCAAGACGCGTGAGAACATCCGCGAGAAcgggctcggcgacgtcatTAC tgTGATCCagggcaaggtcgaggacattgCGCTGCCCGTGGACACGGTCGACGTGATCATTTCCGAGTGGATGGGTTACATGCTGCTGTACGAAAGCATGTTGGACTCTGTGCTGGTCGCGCGTGACCGCTTCCTCGCTCCTGGCGGTCTGATGGCGCCATCCCAAACGCGCCTCGTTATCAGCGCGATCACGGGCGACCGGGTGTTCCGCGAGCGCATCGACTTCTGGGACAACGTGTACGGCTACAACATGAGCAGTGCCATGAACGGCGTCTACTACCCCGATGGGGTGatcgacattgtcgaccgcgaggaggtcgtgacgtccgaggcggtggtgcgGGACATCAACACCCACAACGCGACGCCTAAGAGCCTCGACTTTCACGCCGACTTTGAACTCGTCTCCACCTCGaacaaggaggagacggtgCGCGCGTTCCTCACCCACTTTGACACGTTCTTCAGCCCTATTTCGGGGATCGAGGGGCACGTGTCCCTCTCGCACCCCGTGCACATTCACGAGTTCGCGGACGATCTGTACAAGAGCGAGGTGGCGCCGCTCAACAgtgccgacgccaacgcTGTGAGCTTCACCACTGGCCCGCGCGGCCAGCCCACACATTGGAAGCAGGTAtcgttcctcctccgcaagCCGTTTACGCTCGCCGCCGGGCAACGCGTATCAGGTCGCTTCTTCTGCCGCAAGTCGGTGACCAATTCGCGCGAACTCGATGTTGAGATCCACTACGCCGTTGGCAGCAAGCCAGAGGGCTACACTGTACAGACGTACACGGTGGCGTGA